One genomic region from Osmerus mordax isolate fOsmMor3 chromosome 4, fOsmMor3.pri, whole genome shotgun sequence encodes:
- the tmem231 gene encoding transmembrane protein 231, translated as MAFYEVYSHPALIRYKTSVCTKATLFIVIVLCLTYIPPLLVAYRSQGFWVKRSTYEEQPVVRFQYQTLLVAATSTSGDYVAWSTFPNFNNLQGANLRIPSVSVREEDVNQDGKLDRLSFKLQLPLKAQEQVYSVQLLLTFSYQLFRMSTVVMQSLAYVQYSSSVPGSQLFISGDLRLQQKTPLPHRGRYTMYNVSVVDGSSPFASTYNLVNIIGSYQERNLTTVLSVPSPVWTIGRAAGAPFHINAEIRYPVEVISYRPGFWETIKLAWIQYVSVLLIFLWVFSHVQTFVFQNQVLPTVVVPLLKPHNS; from the exons ATGGCGTTTTATGAAGTATATTCTCATCCGGCTTTAATTCGCTACAAAACGAGCGTTTGTACAAAAGCCACGCTGTTCATCGTTATTGTTTTGTGCCTCACATACATCCCACCCCTGCTGGTTGCATACAGGAGTCAAG GATTCTGGGTAAAGAGGAGCACCTACGAGGAGCAGCCTGTTGTGCGGTTCCAGTACCAGACTCTCCTGGTAGCAGCCACCAGCACCAGTGGAGACTACGTGGCATGGAGCACATTTCCTAACTTCAACAACCTGCAGGGAGCAAACCTCAGGATTCCATCTGTGTCT GTGCGGGAGGAGGATGTGAACCAGGATGGGAAGCTGGACCGCTTGAGTTTCAAACTGCAGCTTCCTCTGAAGGCCCAGGAGCAGGTCTACagtgtccagctcctcctcacctttTCCTACCAGCTGTTT AGGATGTCTACGGTGGTGATGCAGTCTCTTGCCTATGTCCAGTACTCTTCCTCCGTCCCTGGCTCTCAGCTCTTCATTAGTGGAGACCTGCGTCTGCAGCAGAagacccccctgccccaccgcGGACGCTATACAATGTACAAT gtgtccgtAGTCGATGGGTCCAGTCCCTTTGCAAGCACATATAATCTGGTCAACATTATTGGCTCGTATCAAGAAAGAAATT TGACCACGGTCCTGTCTGTCCCTAGTCCAGTCTGGACCATAGGACGAGCTGCAGGCGCTCCCTTTCACATCAACGCTGAGATCCGCTACCCTGTGGAGGTCATCAG CTATCGGCCCGGGTTCTGGGAGACCATCAAGCTCGCCTGGATCCAGTACGTCAGTGTGCTGCTTATTTTCCTCTGGGTCTTCAGCCACGTCCAGACATTTGTCTTCCAGAACCAGGTGCTTCCGACCGTGGTTGTCCCTCTCCTAAAGCCACACAACTCTTGA
- the chst6 gene encoding carbohydrate sulfotransferase 6, whose translation MSRCRLTPPVLLLLVVLQGAAVLLLFGWYVQIIPCGPRPEQGKVHVLLLSSWRSGSSFLGEVFSQNPSVFYLMEPAWHVWTTLKRPGARALRMAVRDLLRSIFQCDMSTLDAYMPEQHSLSSIFMWSHSRALCSPPSCPLTPRHLFSNETACRKHCVSAGGLQKAADACQTYSHVVLKEVRFFELESLYPLLQDPTLDLRIIHLIRDPRAVARSREQAANALSQDNALVLEQGDCEGKRTGKDPDAKELYAVMQEVCRSHVRIHETAVLKPPDFLRGRYKMVRYEDMVRNPLQEINKMYQFVGLEMTEKLQEWIYRVTHGKGKGTQKEAFQITSRNAADVSQAWRSSLAHSKVKRIQEVCKGAMSMLGYRMVDTENEQKKLDVDLLLAREQYHFSWQTSKTETTDMN comes from the coding sequence ATGTCACGTTGCAGACTGACCCCTCCAGTCCTGCTGCTCTTAGTGGTCCTGCAGGGGGCTGCAGTGCTCCTGCTGTTCGGCTGGTACGTCCAGATCATCCCCTGTGGCCCCCGCCCCGAACAGGGCAAGGTGCACGTCCTCCTGCTGTCATCATGGCGATCGGGCTCGTCCTTTCTGGGCGAAGTGTTCAGCCAGAACCCGTCTGTGTTCTACTTGATGGAGCCCGCCTGGCACGTATGGACCACGCTGAAGAGGCCTGGCGCCAGGGCCCTGCGCATGGCCGTCAGGGACCTGCTCCGCAGCATCTTCCAGTGCGACATGTCGACCTTGGACGCCTACATGCCTGagcagcacagcctctcctccatcttcatGTGGAGCCACAGCCGGGCCCTCTGCTCCccgccctcctgccccctcacccccaggcaCCTGTTCAGCAACGAGACCGCCTGCCGCAAGCACTGCGTCTCCGCCGGCGGCCTGCAGAAGGCGGCCGACGCCTGCCAGACCTACAGCCACGTGGTCCTGAAGGAGGTCCGTTTCTTCGAGCTGGAGTCTCTCTACCCGCTGCTGCAGGACCCCACCCTCGACCTGCGCATCATCCACCTGATCCGGGACCCGCGGGCCGTGGCCCGGTCCAGGGAGCAGGCAGCCAACGCCCTGAGTCAAGACAATGCCCTGGTGCTGGAACAGGGAGACTGTGAGGGTAAGAGGACGGGCAAGGACCCAGACGCCAAAGAGCTGTATGCCGTCATGCAGGAGGTGTGTCGGAGCCACGTGAGAATCCATGAGACGGCGGTGCTCAAGCCGCCGGACTTCCTGCGCGGACGCTACAAGATGGTCCGCTACGAGGACATGGTGCGCAACCCACTGCAGGAGATCAACAAAATGTATCAGTTTGTGGGCTTGGAGATGACAGAGAAGCTGCAGGAGTGGATCTACAGGGTTACCCACGGCAAGGGCAAGGGCACCCAGAAGGAGGCGTTCCAGATCACGTCCCGGAACGCGGCGGACGTGTCGCAGGCCTGGCGATCGTCGCTGGCCCACAGCAAGGTGAAGCGTATCCAGGAAGTGTGCAAGGGCGCCATGTCCATGCTTGGATACAGGATGGTCGACACCGAGAACGAGCAGAAGAAGCTGGATGTTGATCTCCTGTTGGCACGGGAACAGTACCATTTCAGCTGGCAAACATCCAAAACAGAAACCACAGACATGAACTGA
- the spire2 gene encoding protein spire homolog 2 isoform X1 — translation MARSTNRSVSEEDSRVSAPTDRVEARDLTDPRELSLEEVLKSYEQPINEEQAWAVCYQCCRALRVPHPVTVTGGVYRVKDPSSILLLRDGTVCLQQETSTNDDQDRPPLPPMAESKLVQSLGVAIYRALDWGLDESEERELSPQLERLIERMAAGNQGQEAEASPANATTDEGYSGQEEEEEEGEEGGEEGAMQRPVCSYRQVMALCASRLAHPPQAPEHYQAVCRALFLETLELQTFLTKIRDAKEMLKKIRKEEPLEDKSTSELDALKHTDWARLWVQLMKELRQGVKLKKVQEQPFNPLPSEFSLTPFEMLMQDIRTRKFQLRKVMVDGDIPTQVKRNAHELILDFIRSRPPLKPVSERSLPPPPQRQESLHERVLAGIKQERKLRPVSLPSSQRPFGSLPCLVYTCPCDIKSTSCIDLSVADLGPRPPSRPRVLLKAPTLAEMEEMNIFEEEESPGSGELRRAESSPTPIKRDRSFSEHDLAELRGEMLPSLSDSAHLAAVVLRGGERPRSHTLSGAGPPPTHRASLPVAGWVPPSPARCSLSSVDEVTENTEAGSTSQTDRKLLWMEEFSHPVESLALTVDEVINVRRVLVKAEMEKYLPSKELYNNLKRGKVCCCCRVKFPLFSWPSNCLLCRRCVCASCSAKMKIPSKKMAHIPVYTLGFHSSPKNHGRRSEVYKSLRSLSRRSVEEEFPHLYAHGCSLRDVCADCTKFVADVISSSRRSLDILNNTPKREKATPRPHPQPHPPSSSSSSSSPQPISVKRKTK, via the exons ATGGCCAGATCAACAAACAGAAGCGTCAGTGAAGAGGATTCAAGAGTGTCCGCTCCCACGGATCGGGTAGAGGCGCGGGACCTGACCGACCCACgggaactgtctctggaggaggtgcTGAAATCCTACGAGCAGCCCATAAACGAGGAGCAGGCTTGGGCCGTATGCTACCAGTGCTGCAGAGCCCTGAGGGTGCCGCACCCGGTCACGGTGACCGGCGGAGTTTACCGGGTGAAGGATCcgtcctctatcctcctcctcagagacGGGACGGTTTGTCTACAGCAGGAGACGAGTACCAACG ATGACCAGGacaggccccccctccctcctatgGCAGAGAGCAAG CTGGTGCAGTCCCTGGGCGTGGCCATCTACCGGGCCCTGGACTGGGGGCTGGACGAGAGCGAGGAGCGCGAGCTAAGTCCCCAGTTGGAGCGGCTCATCGAGCGCATGGCCGCCGGTAACCAAGGCCAGGAGGCCGAAGCCTCCCCCGCCAACGCCACCACAGACGAGGGCTACAGCGgacaagaagaggaggaggaggagggagaggagggaggagaggagggggcgatGCAGAGGCCTGTGTGTTCCTACCGCCAGGTGATGGCGCTGTGTGCGTCCCGGCTGGCCCACCCTCCCCAGGCTCCGGAGCACTACCAGGCCGTGTGCAGAGCTCTGTTCCTGGAGACGCTGGAGCTGCAGACCTTCCTCACCAAGATCAGAGACGCCAAGGAG ATGCTGAAGAAGATCAGAAAAGAGGAACCTCTGGAGGACAAGTCCACGTCAGAGCTGgacgcactcaaacacacagactgg gcccGTCTGTGGGTGCAGCTGATGAAGGAGCTGAGACAAGGCGTGAAGCTGAAGAAGGTGCAGGAACAGCCCTTCAACCCTCTGCCCTCAGAGTTCAGCCTCACACCCTTCGAGATGCTCATGCAGGACATCCGAACACGCAAGTTCCAGCTACGCAAGGTCATG gtggaTGGTGACATTCCCACACAGGTGAAGAGAAACGCCCATGAGCTCATTCTGGACTTCATCAGGTCTCGTCCTCCTCTTAAACCA gtgtcgGAGCGCAgtctgcctcctcccccccagaggCAGGAGTCTCTTCATGAGCGCGTCCTAGCTGGGATCAAACAGGAGCGCAAGCTGAGGCCTGTCAGTCTGCCCAGCTCTCAGAGAC CGTTtggctctctgccctgtctggtTTACACCTGTCCATGTGACATCAAATCTACTTCCTGCATTGACCTGTCAGTCGCAGACTTGgggccccgccctccctcccgtccACGCGTCCTGCTCAAAGCTCCTACTCTGgctgagatggaggagatgaacATATTTGAG gAGGAGGAGTCTCCAGGCAGTGGGGAGCTTCGTCGCGCCGAGAGCTCTCCAACGCCGATCAAACGAGACCGCTCGTTTTCCGAACACGACCTGGCTGAGCTGAGGGGCGAAATGCTGCCCTCGCTGTCAGACTCCGCCCACCTGGCCGCCGTCGTCCTGCGTGGGGGGGAGAGGCCGCGCTCACACACGTTGTCGGGGGCcggcccaccccccacccacagag cctctctGCCAGTAGCAGGGTGGGTCCCCCCGTCTCCTGCCCGCTGTTCGCTCAGCTCTGTTGATGAGGTTACAGAGAACACAGAGGCTGGCTCCACCTCCCAAACAGACAGGAAGCTCCTGTGGATG GAGGAGTTCAGTCACCCAGTGGAGAGTCTAGCCTTAACGGTTGATGAGGTCATCAACGTGCGCCGTGTGCTGGTGAAAGCGGAGATGGAGAAGTACCTGCCGAGTAAAGAGCTCTATAACAATCTGAAGAGAGGCAAG GTATGCTGCTGCTGTAGAGTCAagttccccctcttctcctggcCCTCCAACTGCTTGCTCTGTAGAAG gtgtgtgtgtgcatcctgcAGTGCTAAG ATGAAAATCCCCTCGAAGAAGATGGCCCACATACCGGTCTACACACTCGGTTTCCACAGCAGCCCCAAGAACCACGGCCGCAGGAGCGAGGTGTACAA ATCTCTGCGCAGCCTATCCCGTCGCTCGGTAGAGGAGGAGTTCCCACACCTGTACGCCCACGGCTGCAGCCTGAGGGACGTCTGCGCCGACTGCACCAAATTTGTCGCCGACGTCATTTCCTCGAGTCGGCGGAGCCTGGACATCCTAAACAACACGCCCAAGAGGGAGAAAGCCACGCCCAGGCCACACCCCCAGCCACACccgccgtcctcctcctcgtcatcttcatcaccacagccaatcagcgtGAAGAGAAAGACCAAATGA
- the spire2 gene encoding protein spire homolog 2 isoform X2 — translation MARSTNRSVSEEDSRVSAPTDRVEARDLTDPRELSLEEVLKSYEQPINEEQAWAVCYQCCRALRVPHPVTVTGGVYRVKDPSSILLLRDGTVCLQQETSTNDDQDRPPLPPMAESKLVQSLGVAIYRALDWGLDESEERELSPQLERLIERMAAGNQGQEAEASPANATTDEGYSGQEEEEEEGEEGGEEGAMQRPVCSYRQVMALCASRLAHPPQAPEHYQAVCRALFLETLELQTFLTKIRDAKEMLKKIRKEEPLEDKSTSELDALKHTDWARLWVQLMKELRQGVKLKKVQEQPFNPLPSEFSLTPFEMLMQDIRTRKFQLRKVMVDGDIPTQVKRNAHELILDFIRSRPPLKPVSERSLPPPPQRQESLHERVLAGIKQERKLRPVSLPSSQRPFGSLPCLVYTCPCDIKSTSCIDLSVADLGPRPPSRPRVLLKAPTLAEMEEMNIFEEEESPGSGELRRAESSPTPIKRDRSFSEHDLAELRGEMLPSLSDSAHLAAVVLRGGERPRSHTLSGAGPPPTHRASLPVAGWVPPSPARCSLSSVDEVTENTEAGSTSQTDRKLLWMEEFSHPVESLALTVDEVINVRRVLVKAEMEKYLPSKELYNNLKRGKVCCCCRVKFPLFSWPSNCLLCRR, via the exons ATGGCCAGATCAACAAACAGAAGCGTCAGTGAAGAGGATTCAAGAGTGTCCGCTCCCACGGATCGGGTAGAGGCGCGGGACCTGACCGACCCACgggaactgtctctggaggaggtgcTGAAATCCTACGAGCAGCCCATAAACGAGGAGCAGGCTTGGGCCGTATGCTACCAGTGCTGCAGAGCCCTGAGGGTGCCGCACCCGGTCACGGTGACCGGCGGAGTTTACCGGGTGAAGGATCcgtcctctatcctcctcctcagagacGGGACGGTTTGTCTACAGCAGGAGACGAGTACCAACG ATGACCAGGacaggccccccctccctcctatgGCAGAGAGCAAG CTGGTGCAGTCCCTGGGCGTGGCCATCTACCGGGCCCTGGACTGGGGGCTGGACGAGAGCGAGGAGCGCGAGCTAAGTCCCCAGTTGGAGCGGCTCATCGAGCGCATGGCCGCCGGTAACCAAGGCCAGGAGGCCGAAGCCTCCCCCGCCAACGCCACCACAGACGAGGGCTACAGCGgacaagaagaggaggaggaggagggagaggagggaggagaggagggggcgatGCAGAGGCCTGTGTGTTCCTACCGCCAGGTGATGGCGCTGTGTGCGTCCCGGCTGGCCCACCCTCCCCAGGCTCCGGAGCACTACCAGGCCGTGTGCAGAGCTCTGTTCCTGGAGACGCTGGAGCTGCAGACCTTCCTCACCAAGATCAGAGACGCCAAGGAG ATGCTGAAGAAGATCAGAAAAGAGGAACCTCTGGAGGACAAGTCCACGTCAGAGCTGgacgcactcaaacacacagactgg gcccGTCTGTGGGTGCAGCTGATGAAGGAGCTGAGACAAGGCGTGAAGCTGAAGAAGGTGCAGGAACAGCCCTTCAACCCTCTGCCCTCAGAGTTCAGCCTCACACCCTTCGAGATGCTCATGCAGGACATCCGAACACGCAAGTTCCAGCTACGCAAGGTCATG gtggaTGGTGACATTCCCACACAGGTGAAGAGAAACGCCCATGAGCTCATTCTGGACTTCATCAGGTCTCGTCCTCCTCTTAAACCA gtgtcgGAGCGCAgtctgcctcctcccccccagaggCAGGAGTCTCTTCATGAGCGCGTCCTAGCTGGGATCAAACAGGAGCGCAAGCTGAGGCCTGTCAGTCTGCCCAGCTCTCAGAGAC CGTTtggctctctgccctgtctggtTTACACCTGTCCATGTGACATCAAATCTACTTCCTGCATTGACCTGTCAGTCGCAGACTTGgggccccgccctccctcccgtccACGCGTCCTGCTCAAAGCTCCTACTCTGgctgagatggaggagatgaacATATTTGAG gAGGAGGAGTCTCCAGGCAGTGGGGAGCTTCGTCGCGCCGAGAGCTCTCCAACGCCGATCAAACGAGACCGCTCGTTTTCCGAACACGACCTGGCTGAGCTGAGGGGCGAAATGCTGCCCTCGCTGTCAGACTCCGCCCACCTGGCCGCCGTCGTCCTGCGTGGGGGGGAGAGGCCGCGCTCACACACGTTGTCGGGGGCcggcccaccccccacccacagag cctctctGCCAGTAGCAGGGTGGGTCCCCCCGTCTCCTGCCCGCTGTTCGCTCAGCTCTGTTGATGAGGTTACAGAGAACACAGAGGCTGGCTCCACCTCCCAAACAGACAGGAAGCTCCTGTGGATG GAGGAGTTCAGTCACCCAGTGGAGAGTCTAGCCTTAACGGTTGATGAGGTCATCAACGTGCGCCGTGTGCTGGTGAAAGCGGAGATGGAGAAGTACCTGCCGAGTAAAGAGCTCTATAACAATCTGAAGAGAGGCAAG GTATGCTGCTGCTGTAGAGTCAagttccccctcttctcctggcCCTCCAACTGCTTGCTCTGTAGAAG ATGA